A window of Variovorax paradoxus genomic DNA:
CAACCGCGGCCCGGCGCCGTCGCGGCAATTGCTCACCGCGCTGGGCGACCGCTTCCGCGCGGCCTTCGCGCAGGGAGACTTCGCGCAGGCACTCGGGTTCGCGACGCAGGCCTGGCACGCCACGCGCAGCCCGCAGCCGCTGGCCGACATGGCGCTGTGCCAGCTGCGGCTCGATCGGCCGCAGCAGGCCTACGACACCTACCGCCGCGCCGTGGAGCAGCTGAAGACGGCCAACACCTTCGACGGCCTGACGGAGGCGGCGGGGCAGCTGGGCAAGCGCGACGAGGTTCGCGAGTACGGCACGGTGTCGCTGCGGCTCAAGATGCAGGAAGCCGCACGGGAAAGGCCGGCCGCCGTGTCGGCCGCGGCCACGTCGGTGCCGCCGCCGCCCTTCGACCCCGGAAGGCCCGAGCGCAACGTCATCGCCTTCAGCCTGTTCGGCGCCGATCCGCGCTATTGCGAGATGGCGGTGCTCAACGTGCGCGCCGCGCGGGAGCTGTTTCCCGCATGGGCCTGCCGCTTCTACCTCGACGGCTCGGTGCCCGCGGCGGTGCGGCACCGGCTGGGACTGGAGGGCGCGGGCATCATCGACGTGCAGGCGCTCGGCGGCCACGACCTGCCGGGCACCATGTGGCGCTTCCTGGCACTCGACGACGGGGAGATCGACCGCGTGCAGTTCCGCGACGCCGACTCGCTGCTGTCCACGCGCGACCGCGCGGCGGTGCAGGCGTGGTGCGACTCGGGCCGCTGGTTCCATGTCATGCGCGACTACCACACGCACAGCGAGCTGATGCTCGCCGGCATGTGGGGCGCCTGCCGCGGCGTGTTCACGGACGTGGCGACCGACATGCGCGCCTACCTGCGCAGCCGGCCCTTCTCGTCGCGCTACGCCGACCAGCATTTCCTGCGGCATCGTGTCTGGCAGGTCGCGCAGGGCAGCCTGTGCATGCACGACGAATGGTTCGGCCTGCCCGGCA
This region includes:
- a CDS encoding tetratricopeptide repeat protein: MNRRPPIPNRGPAPSRQLLTALGDRFRAAFAQGDFAQALGFATQAWHATRSPQPLADMALCQLRLDRPQQAYDTYRRAVEQLKTANTFDGLTEAAGQLGKRDEVREYGTVSLRLKMQEAARERPAAVSAAATSVPPPPFDPGRPERNVIAFSLFGADPRYCEMAVLNVRAARELFPAWACRFYLDGSVPAAVRHRLGLEGAGIIDVQALGGHDLPGTMWRFLALDDGEIDRVQFRDADSLLSTRDRAAVQAWCDSGRWFHVMRDYHTHSELMLAGMWGACRGVFTDVATDMRAYLRSRPFSSRYADQHFLRHRVWQVAQGSLCMHDEWFGLPGSQPFPPHPPMAVDARYAHVGANIGAPSMHVAHAAPDGTPVHWTLYDDAGQPVCGYDAMVRDGGFHVGIPAPYAAQIGAGRWKVVTRPAG